In a genomic window of Microterricola viridarii:
- a CDS encoding aldehyde dehydrogenase family protein, translating to MSFLEYAPAPESQSILHLKSDYGLFIDGEFVEGQGTPFQTISPATEKHIANIAHASEADVDRAVAAARRAYDTTWSRMSGSDRGKYLFRIARLVQERARELAVAETLDNGKPIKESRDVDVPLVAAWFFYYAGWADKLDHAGLGANPASLGVAAQVIPWNFPLLMLAWKIAPALAAGNTVVIKPAETTSLSAMIFAEILQQADLPAGVVNIVTGAGETGSALVNHGDVNKVAFTGSTAVGRMIARSTAGTDKRLTLELGGKAANIVFDDAPIDQAIEGIVNGIFFNQGHVCCAGSRLLVQENIHDEVIDRLKARLSTLRLGDPLDKNTDIGAINSREQLERIRELSDIGEQEGAERWTADCAIPENGFWFAPTIFTNVSTSNRIARDEVFGPVLSVLTFRTPAEAIAKANNTPYGLSAGIWTDKGSRILAVADKLRAGVIWANTFNRFDPASPFGGYKESGYGREGGRHGLAAYLKPASSTAAPAKAVTAASTSAITPKAKTAKKASK from the coding sequence ATGAGTTTTCTCGAATACGCACCAGCCCCTGAGTCGCAGTCGATACTGCACCTGAAGAGCGATTACGGCCTGTTCATCGACGGCGAGTTCGTCGAGGGCCAGGGAACGCCGTTCCAGACCATCTCCCCGGCGACGGAGAAGCACATCGCGAACATCGCCCACGCCTCAGAGGCCGACGTCGACCGCGCCGTCGCCGCAGCCCGCCGGGCCTACGACACCACCTGGTCGCGGATGTCCGGCAGCGACAGGGGCAAGTACCTGTTCCGCATCGCCCGGCTCGTGCAGGAGCGGGCCCGCGAGCTCGCCGTCGCCGAGACCCTCGACAACGGCAAGCCGATCAAGGAGAGCCGCGACGTCGACGTGCCCCTCGTCGCCGCCTGGTTCTTCTACTACGCCGGCTGGGCAGACAAGCTCGACCACGCCGGCCTCGGCGCCAACCCCGCCTCGCTCGGCGTCGCCGCCCAGGTGATCCCGTGGAACTTCCCGCTGCTGATGCTGGCGTGGAAGATCGCCCCGGCGCTCGCCGCCGGCAACACCGTCGTCATCAAGCCGGCCGAGACCACCTCGCTCTCCGCGATGATCTTCGCCGAGATCCTGCAGCAGGCTGACCTGCCCGCCGGCGTCGTCAACATCGTCACCGGCGCGGGCGAGACCGGCTCGGCGCTCGTCAACCACGGCGACGTCAACAAGGTGGCCTTCACCGGCTCCACCGCGGTCGGCCGCATGATCGCCCGCTCGACCGCCGGAACGGACAAGCGCCTCACCCTCGAGCTCGGCGGCAAGGCGGCGAACATCGTCTTCGACGACGCCCCCATCGACCAGGCCATCGAGGGCATCGTCAACGGCATCTTCTTCAACCAGGGCCACGTCTGCTGCGCAGGCAGCCGGCTCCTCGTGCAGGAGAACATCCACGACGAGGTCATCGACCGGCTGAAGGCCCGCCTCTCCACGCTCCGCCTCGGCGACCCGCTCGACAAGAACACCGACATCGGGGCCATCAACAGCCGCGAGCAGCTGGAGCGCATCCGTGAGCTCAGCGACATCGGCGAGCAGGAGGGTGCAGAGCGCTGGACGGCGGACTGCGCCATCCCCGAGAACGGCTTCTGGTTCGCGCCGACCATCTTCACCAACGTGTCCACCAGCAACCGCATCGCCCGCGACGAGGTCTTCGGCCCCGTGCTCTCCGTGCTCACGTTCCGCACGCCGGCCGAGGCCATCGCCAAGGCCAACAACACGCCGTACGGCCTCTCCGCCGGCATCTGGACCGACAAGGGCAGCCGCATCCTGGCCGTGGCCGACAAGCTGCGCGCCGGTGTGATCTGGGCGAACACCTTCAACCGCTTCGACCCGGCCAGCCCGTTCGGCGGCTACAAGGAGTCCGGCTACGGCCGCGAGGGCGGCCGCCACGGCCTCGCCGCGTACCTGAAGCCGGCCTCCAGCACCGCGGCGCCGGCCAAGGCCGTCACCGCAGCATCAACCAGTGCCATTACCCCGAAGGCCAAGACCGCAAAGAAGGCCAGCAAATGA